A stretch of Lathyrus oleraceus cultivar Zhongwan6 chromosome 6, CAAS_Psat_ZW6_1.0, whole genome shotgun sequence DNA encodes these proteins:
- the LOC127091378 gene encoding GEM-like protein 7 isoform X1, with protein MQTSLLHELVVGIPIINKQFQKSNNKYLLDYASHQCRYPSEHQSKSKGSCNQKKRSRRADSNSEISVRLGTNISETIKRKLSLGARILQMGGVEKVFMRYFSVMEGERLLKVCHCYLSTTSGPLAGLLFISTEKVAFCSERSIKVFNQKGQMCRIRYKVSIPVKKIKSVRQSENVEKPRQKYINIVTVDNFDFWLMGVSKYHKTYKYLEQATSQT; from the exons ATGCAGACCTCACTGCTTCACGAGTTAGTTGTTGGAATTCCAATCATAAATAAACAGTTCCAAAAATCGAATAACAAATACTTACTTGATTATGCTTCTCATCAATGTCGATATCCATCTGAACATCAAAGCAAAA GTAAAGGAAGTTGTAACCAGAAAAAGCGCAGCAGGAGGGCCGATAGTAATTCTGAGATTTCAGTGAGACTGGGGACAAACATATCTGAAACTATAAAAAGGAAGTTGAGCTTAGGGGCTCGAATTCTTCAAATGGGTGGAGTGGAGAAAGTGTTCATGCGGTATTTTAGTGTGATGGAGGGGGAGAGGCTGTTGAAAGTTTGCCATTGTTATCTGTCCACCACATCTGGCCCTCTAGCTGGTCTCCTCTTCATCTCCACCGAAAAGGTTGCGTTTTGCAGCGAGAGATCAATAAAAGTCTTTAATCAGAAAGGGCAAATGTGTAGGATCCGCTATAAG GTTTCCATTCCAGTGAAGAAGATAAAGAGTGTGAGGCAAAGTGAAAATGTTGAGAAGCCAAGACAGAAGTATATAAATATAGTTACAGTTGACAACTTTGATTTCTGGCTAATGGGCGTATCAAAATATCATAAGACTTACAAATATCTGGAACAGGCAACTTCTCAAACTTAG